Proteins encoded in a region of the Macaca mulatta isolate MMU2019108-1 chromosome X, T2T-MMU8v2.0, whole genome shotgun sequence genome:
- the VSIG4 gene encoding V-set and immunoglobulin domain-containing protein 4 isoform X2: MALAVMGILLGLLLLGHLTVDTYGRPILEVPESITGPWKGDVNIPCTYGPLQGYTQVLVKWLVQRGSDPVTIFLRDSSGDHIQQAKYQGRLHVNQKVPGDVSLQLSTLEMDDQSHYTCEVTWQTPDGNQVVRDKITELRVQKLSVSKPTVTTGSGYGFTVPQGMRISLQCQARGSPPISYIWYKEQTNNQEPIKVATLSTLLFKPAMVADSGSYFCAAKGRVGSEQRSDIVKFVVKDSSKLLKTKTEAPTTMRHPLKATSTVKQSWDWTTDVDGYLGATSAGPEHVYEAARVHAREANDSGDTMRVAIFASGCPSDEPASQNLGNNYSDEPCIGQEYQIIAQINGDYAHLLDTVPLDYEFLATEGKTAC, translated from the exons ATGGCTCTGGCTGTGATGGGGATCTTACTGGGCCTGCTACTCCTGGGGCACCTAACAGTGGACACTTATG GCCGTCCCATCCTGGAAGTGCCAGAGAGCATAACAGGACCTTGGAAAGGGGATGTGAATATTCCTTGCACCTATGGCCCCCTGCAAGGCTACACCCAAGTCTTGGTGAAGTGGCTGGTACAACGTGGCTCAGACCCTGTCACCATCTTCCTACGTGACTCTTCTGGAGACCATATCCAGCAGGCAAAGTACCAGGGCCGCCTGCATGTGAACCAAAAGGTTCCAGGAGATGTATCCCTCCAATTGAGCACCCTGGAGATGGATGACCAGAGCCACTACACGTGTGAAGTCACCTGGCAGACTCCTGATGGCAACCAAGTAGTGAGAGATAAGATTACTGAGCTCCGTGTCCAGAAAC TCTCTGTCTCCAAGCCCACAGTGACAACTGGCAGCGGTTATGGCTTCACAGTGCCCCAGGGAATGAGGATTAGCCTTCAATGCCAGGCTCGGGGTTCTCCTCCCATCAGTTATATTTGGTATAAGGAACAGACTAATAACCAGGAACCCATCAAAGTAGCAACCTTAAGTACCTTACTTTTCAAGCCTGCGATGGTAGCTGACTCGGGCTCCTATTTCTGTGCTGCCAAGGGCCGAGTTGGCTCTGAGCAGCGCAGCGACATTGTGAAGTTTGTGGTCAAAG ACTCCTCAAAACTACTCAAGACCAAGACTGAGGCACCTACAACCATGAGACACCCCTTGAAAG CAACATCTACAGTGAAGCAATCCTGGGACTGGACCACTGACGTGGATGGCTACCTTGGAGCAACCAGTGCTGGGCCAG AGCATGTCTATGAAGCGGCCAG GGTACATGCCAGAGAGGCCAACGACTCTGGAGATACCATGAGGGTGGCCATCTTCGCAAGTGGCTGCCCCAGTGACGAACCAGCTTCTCAGAATCTAGGCAACAACTACTCTGATGAGCCCTGCATAGGACAGGAGTACCAGATCATCGCCCAGATCAATGGCGACTACGCCCACCTACTGGACACAGTTCCTCTGGATTATGAGTTTCTGGCCACTGAGGGCAAGACTGCCTGTTAA
- the VSIG4 gene encoding V-set and immunoglobulin domain-containing protein 4 isoform X5 gives MALAVMGILLGLLLLGHLTVDTYGRPILEVPESITGPWKGDVNIPCTYGPLQGYTQVLVKWLVQRGSDPVTIFLRDSSGDHIQQAKYQGRLHVNQKVPGDVSLQLSTLEMDDQSHYTCEVTWQTPDGNQVVRDKITELRVQKHSSKLLKTKTEAPTTMRHPLKATSTVKQSWDWTTDVDGYLGATSAGPGKSLPIFAIILIISLCCMVVFTMAYIMLCRKTSQQEHVYEAARVHAREANDSGDTMRVAIFASGCPSDEPASQNLGNNYSDEPCIGQEYQIIAQINGDYAHLLDTVPLDYEFLATEGKTAC, from the exons ATGGCTCTGGCTGTGATGGGGATCTTACTGGGCCTGCTACTCCTGGGGCACCTAACAGTGGACACTTATG GCCGTCCCATCCTGGAAGTGCCAGAGAGCATAACAGGACCTTGGAAAGGGGATGTGAATATTCCTTGCACCTATGGCCCCCTGCAAGGCTACACCCAAGTCTTGGTGAAGTGGCTGGTACAACGTGGCTCAGACCCTGTCACCATCTTCCTACGTGACTCTTCTGGAGACCATATCCAGCAGGCAAAGTACCAGGGCCGCCTGCATGTGAACCAAAAGGTTCCAGGAGATGTATCCCTCCAATTGAGCACCCTGGAGATGGATGACCAGAGCCACTACACGTGTGAAGTCACCTGGCAGACTCCTGATGGCAACCAAGTAGTGAGAGATAAGATTACTGAGCTCCGTGTCCAGAAAC ACTCCTCAAAACTACTCAAGACCAAGACTGAGGCACCTACAACCATGAGACACCCCTTGAAAG CAACATCTACAGTGAAGCAATCCTGGGACTGGACCACTGACGTGGATGGCTACCTTGGAGCAACCAGTGCTGGGCCAG GAAAGAGCCTGCCTATCTTtgccatcatcctcatcatctctTTGTGCTGTATGGTGGTTTTTACCATGGCCTATATCATGCTCTGTCGGAAGACATCCCAACAAG AGCATGTCTATGAAGCGGCCAG GGTACATGCCAGAGAGGCCAACGACTCTGGAGATACCATGAGGGTGGCCATCTTCGCAAGTGGCTGCCCCAGTGACGAACCAGCTTCTCAGAATCTAGGCAACAACTACTCTGATGAGCCCTGCATAGGACAGGAGTACCAGATCATCGCCCAGATCAATGGCGACTACGCCCACCTACTGGACACAGTTCCTCTGGATTATGAGTTTCTGGCCACTGAGGGCAAGACTGCCTGTTAA
- the VSIG4 gene encoding V-set and immunoglobulin domain-containing protein 4 isoform X3 gives MALAVMGILLGLLLLGHLTVDTYGRPILEVPESITGPWKGDVNIPCTYGPLQGYTQVLVKWLVQRGSDPVTIFLRDSSGDHIQQAKYQGRLHVNQKVPGDVSLQLSTLEMDDQSHYTCEVTWQTPDGNQVVRDKITELRVQKLSVSKPTVTTGSGYGFTVPQGMRISLQCQARGSPPISYIWYKEQTNNQEPIKVATLSTLLFKPAMVADSGSYFCAAKGRVGSEQRSDIVKFVVKDSSKLLKTKTEAPTTMRHPLKATSTVKQSWDWTTDVDGYLGATSAGPGKSLPIFAIILIISLCCMVVFTMAYIMLCRKTSQQEHVYEAARIPGWQDPVN, from the exons ATGGCTCTGGCTGTGATGGGGATCTTACTGGGCCTGCTACTCCTGGGGCACCTAACAGTGGACACTTATG GCCGTCCCATCCTGGAAGTGCCAGAGAGCATAACAGGACCTTGGAAAGGGGATGTGAATATTCCTTGCACCTATGGCCCCCTGCAAGGCTACACCCAAGTCTTGGTGAAGTGGCTGGTACAACGTGGCTCAGACCCTGTCACCATCTTCCTACGTGACTCTTCTGGAGACCATATCCAGCAGGCAAAGTACCAGGGCCGCCTGCATGTGAACCAAAAGGTTCCAGGAGATGTATCCCTCCAATTGAGCACCCTGGAGATGGATGACCAGAGCCACTACACGTGTGAAGTCACCTGGCAGACTCCTGATGGCAACCAAGTAGTGAGAGATAAGATTACTGAGCTCCGTGTCCAGAAAC TCTCTGTCTCCAAGCCCACAGTGACAACTGGCAGCGGTTATGGCTTCACAGTGCCCCAGGGAATGAGGATTAGCCTTCAATGCCAGGCTCGGGGTTCTCCTCCCATCAGTTATATTTGGTATAAGGAACAGACTAATAACCAGGAACCCATCAAAGTAGCAACCTTAAGTACCTTACTTTTCAAGCCTGCGATGGTAGCTGACTCGGGCTCCTATTTCTGTGCTGCCAAGGGCCGAGTTGGCTCTGAGCAGCGCAGCGACATTGTGAAGTTTGTGGTCAAAG ACTCCTCAAAACTACTCAAGACCAAGACTGAGGCACCTACAACCATGAGACACCCCTTGAAAG CAACATCTACAGTGAAGCAATCCTGGGACTGGACCACTGACGTGGATGGCTACCTTGGAGCAACCAGTGCTGGGCCAG GAAAGAGCCTGCCTATCTTtgccatcatcctcatcatctctTTGTGCTGTATGGTGGTTTTTACCATGGCCTATATCATGCTCTGTCGGAAGACATCCCAACAAG AGCATGTCTATGAAGCGGCCAG AATCCCTGGGTGGCAGGATCCTGTGAATTAA
- the VSIG4 gene encoding V-set and immunoglobulin domain-containing protein 4 isoform X1 produces MALAVMGILLGLLLLGHLTVDTYGRPILEVPESITGPWKGDVNIPCTYGPLQGYTQVLVKWLVQRGSDPVTIFLRDSSGDHIQQAKYQGRLHVNQKVPGDVSLQLSTLEMDDQSHYTCEVTWQTPDGNQVVRDKITELRVQKLSVSKPTVTTGSGYGFTVPQGMRISLQCQARGSPPISYIWYKEQTNNQEPIKVATLSTLLFKPAMVADSGSYFCAAKGRVGSEQRSDIVKFVVKDSSKLLKTKTEAPTTMRHPLKATSTVKQSWDWTTDVDGYLGATSAGPGKSLPIFAIILIISLCCMVVFTMAYIMLCRKTSQQEHVYEAARVHAREANDSGDTMRVAIFASGCPSDEPASQNLGNNYSDEPCIGQEYQIIAQINGDYAHLLDTVPLDYEFLATEGKTAC; encoded by the exons ATGGCTCTGGCTGTGATGGGGATCTTACTGGGCCTGCTACTCCTGGGGCACCTAACAGTGGACACTTATG GCCGTCCCATCCTGGAAGTGCCAGAGAGCATAACAGGACCTTGGAAAGGGGATGTGAATATTCCTTGCACCTATGGCCCCCTGCAAGGCTACACCCAAGTCTTGGTGAAGTGGCTGGTACAACGTGGCTCAGACCCTGTCACCATCTTCCTACGTGACTCTTCTGGAGACCATATCCAGCAGGCAAAGTACCAGGGCCGCCTGCATGTGAACCAAAAGGTTCCAGGAGATGTATCCCTCCAATTGAGCACCCTGGAGATGGATGACCAGAGCCACTACACGTGTGAAGTCACCTGGCAGACTCCTGATGGCAACCAAGTAGTGAGAGATAAGATTACTGAGCTCCGTGTCCAGAAAC TCTCTGTCTCCAAGCCCACAGTGACAACTGGCAGCGGTTATGGCTTCACAGTGCCCCAGGGAATGAGGATTAGCCTTCAATGCCAGGCTCGGGGTTCTCCTCCCATCAGTTATATTTGGTATAAGGAACAGACTAATAACCAGGAACCCATCAAAGTAGCAACCTTAAGTACCTTACTTTTCAAGCCTGCGATGGTAGCTGACTCGGGCTCCTATTTCTGTGCTGCCAAGGGCCGAGTTGGCTCTGAGCAGCGCAGCGACATTGTGAAGTTTGTGGTCAAAG ACTCCTCAAAACTACTCAAGACCAAGACTGAGGCACCTACAACCATGAGACACCCCTTGAAAG CAACATCTACAGTGAAGCAATCCTGGGACTGGACCACTGACGTGGATGGCTACCTTGGAGCAACCAGTGCTGGGCCAG GAAAGAGCCTGCCTATCTTtgccatcatcctcatcatctctTTGTGCTGTATGGTGGTTTTTACCATGGCCTATATCATGCTCTGTCGGAAGACATCCCAACAAG AGCATGTCTATGAAGCGGCCAG GGTACATGCCAGAGAGGCCAACGACTCTGGAGATACCATGAGGGTGGCCATCTTCGCAAGTGGCTGCCCCAGTGACGAACCAGCTTCTCAGAATCTAGGCAACAACTACTCTGATGAGCCCTGCATAGGACAGGAGTACCAGATCATCGCCCAGATCAATGGCGACTACGCCCACCTACTGGACACAGTTCCTCTGGATTATGAGTTTCTGGCCACTGAGGGCAAGACTGCCTGTTAA
- the VSIG4 gene encoding V-set and immunoglobulin domain-containing protein 4 isoform X4, with protein sequence MALAVMGILLGLLLLGHLTVDTYGRPILEVPESITGPWKGDVNIPCTYGPLQGYTQVLVKWLVQRGSDPVTIFLRDSSGDHIQQAKYQGRLHVNQKVPGDVSLQLSTLEMDDQSHYTCEVTWQTPDGNQVVRDKITELRVQKLSVSKPTVTTGSGYGFTVPQGMRISLQCQARGSPPISYIWYKEQTNNQEPIKVATLSTLLFKPAMVADSGSYFCAAKGRVGSEQRSDIVKFVVKDSSKLLKTKTEAPTTMRHPLKATSTVKQSWDWTTDVDGYLGATSAGPGKSLPIFAIILIISLCCMVVFTMAYIMLCRKTSQQEHVYEAARI encoded by the exons ATGGCTCTGGCTGTGATGGGGATCTTACTGGGCCTGCTACTCCTGGGGCACCTAACAGTGGACACTTATG GCCGTCCCATCCTGGAAGTGCCAGAGAGCATAACAGGACCTTGGAAAGGGGATGTGAATATTCCTTGCACCTATGGCCCCCTGCAAGGCTACACCCAAGTCTTGGTGAAGTGGCTGGTACAACGTGGCTCAGACCCTGTCACCATCTTCCTACGTGACTCTTCTGGAGACCATATCCAGCAGGCAAAGTACCAGGGCCGCCTGCATGTGAACCAAAAGGTTCCAGGAGATGTATCCCTCCAATTGAGCACCCTGGAGATGGATGACCAGAGCCACTACACGTGTGAAGTCACCTGGCAGACTCCTGATGGCAACCAAGTAGTGAGAGATAAGATTACTGAGCTCCGTGTCCAGAAAC TCTCTGTCTCCAAGCCCACAGTGACAACTGGCAGCGGTTATGGCTTCACAGTGCCCCAGGGAATGAGGATTAGCCTTCAATGCCAGGCTCGGGGTTCTCCTCCCATCAGTTATATTTGGTATAAGGAACAGACTAATAACCAGGAACCCATCAAAGTAGCAACCTTAAGTACCTTACTTTTCAAGCCTGCGATGGTAGCTGACTCGGGCTCCTATTTCTGTGCTGCCAAGGGCCGAGTTGGCTCTGAGCAGCGCAGCGACATTGTGAAGTTTGTGGTCAAAG ACTCCTCAAAACTACTCAAGACCAAGACTGAGGCACCTACAACCATGAGACACCCCTTGAAAG CAACATCTACAGTGAAGCAATCCTGGGACTGGACCACTGACGTGGATGGCTACCTTGGAGCAACCAGTGCTGGGCCAG GAAAGAGCCTGCCTATCTTtgccatcatcctcatcatctctTTGTGCTGTATGGTGGTTTTTACCATGGCCTATATCATGCTCTGTCGGAAGACATCCCAACAAG AGCATGTCTATGAAGCGGCCAG AATCTAG
- the VSIG4 gene encoding V-set and immunoglobulin domain-containing protein 4 isoform X6 — MALAVMGILLGLLLLGHLTVDTYGRPILEVPESITGPWKGDVNIPCTYGPLQGYTQVLVKWLVQRGSDPVTIFLRDSSGDHIQQAKYQGRLHVNQKVPGDVSLQLSTLEMDDQSHYTCEVTWQTPDGNQVVRDKITELRVQKHSSKLLKTKTEAPTTMRHPLKATSTVKQSWDWTTDVDGYLGATSAGPGKSLPIFAIILIISLCCMVVFTMAYIMLCRKTSQQEHVYEAAR, encoded by the exons ATGGCTCTGGCTGTGATGGGGATCTTACTGGGCCTGCTACTCCTGGGGCACCTAACAGTGGACACTTATG GCCGTCCCATCCTGGAAGTGCCAGAGAGCATAACAGGACCTTGGAAAGGGGATGTGAATATTCCTTGCACCTATGGCCCCCTGCAAGGCTACACCCAAGTCTTGGTGAAGTGGCTGGTACAACGTGGCTCAGACCCTGTCACCATCTTCCTACGTGACTCTTCTGGAGACCATATCCAGCAGGCAAAGTACCAGGGCCGCCTGCATGTGAACCAAAAGGTTCCAGGAGATGTATCCCTCCAATTGAGCACCCTGGAGATGGATGACCAGAGCCACTACACGTGTGAAGTCACCTGGCAGACTCCTGATGGCAACCAAGTAGTGAGAGATAAGATTACTGAGCTCCGTGTCCAGAAAC ACTCCTCAAAACTACTCAAGACCAAGACTGAGGCACCTACAACCATGAGACACCCCTTGAAAG CAACATCTACAGTGAAGCAATCCTGGGACTGGACCACTGACGTGGATGGCTACCTTGGAGCAACCAGTGCTGGGCCAG GAAAGAGCCTGCCTATCTTtgccatcatcctcatcatctctTTGTGCTGTATGGTGGTTTTTACCATGGCCTATATCATGCTCTGTCGGAAGACATCCCAACAAG AGCATGTCTATGAAGCGGCCAGGTAA